A stretch of the Streptomyces sp. NBC_00078 genome encodes the following:
- a CDS encoding PPK2 family polyphosphate kinase produces MAKDGRKQQAAADLRLREVLRVPRGEQIDLGAYDTRTAYDPRTGPGPKDKSAGLKDTARMGKPLAELQERLWAAGTTGDVRRVLLVLQGMDTSGKGGTVKHVVGLFHPAGCRVKGFKVPTPEEREHDFLWRIEKEIPRPGEIGAFDRSHYEDVLVPRVRALVPREEIERRYDEINRFEQRLADDRVTVVKCFLHISPDQQRRRLLRRLDRPDKRWKFSPSDIDDRALWPAYQEAYEIALHRCSTPHAPWYLIPADRKWFRNWAVARLLLEHLEALDPRYPEPDYDLEECRKRLLAH; encoded by the coding sequence GTGGCGAAGGACGGCAGGAAGCAGCAAGCCGCGGCGGATCTCCGGCTGAGGGAGGTGCTGCGCGTTCCCCGGGGCGAGCAGATCGACCTGGGCGCGTACGACACCCGGACCGCGTATGACCCCCGGACCGGTCCCGGGCCCAAGGACAAGTCCGCGGGCCTGAAGGACACCGCCCGCATGGGCAAACCACTCGCCGAACTCCAGGAGCGCCTCTGGGCGGCCGGCACCACGGGCGACGTCCGCCGTGTCCTGCTGGTGCTCCAGGGCATGGACACCAGCGGCAAGGGCGGCACCGTCAAGCATGTCGTCGGGCTGTTCCACCCGGCCGGCTGCCGGGTCAAGGGGTTCAAGGTGCCCACGCCCGAGGAACGCGAACACGACTTCCTCTGGCGTATCGAGAAGGAGATCCCACGGCCGGGCGAGATCGGCGCCTTCGACCGCTCGCACTACGAGGACGTGCTCGTCCCGCGCGTCCGCGCCCTGGTCCCGCGCGAGGAGATCGAGCGCCGCTACGACGAGATCAACCGCTTCGAGCAGCGCCTGGCCGACGACCGGGTGACCGTGGTCAAGTGCTTTCTGCACATCTCCCCCGATCAGCAGCGCCGCCGCCTTCTCAGGCGCCTCGACCGGCCCGACAAGCGCTGGAAGTTCAGTCCCAGCGACATCGACGACCGCGCGCTGTGGCCCGCGTACCAGGAGGCGTACGAGATCGCCCTGCACCGCTGTTCGACTCCGCACGCCCCCTGGTACCTGATTCCGGCGGACCGCAAGTGGTTCCGCAACTGGGCGGTCGCGCGCCTGCTCCTGGAGCACCTGGAGGCCCTGGACCCGCGGTACCCGGAGCCGGACTACGACCTGGAGGAGTGCAGGAAAAGGCTGCTCGCCCACTGA
- a CDS encoding slipin family protein, with translation MLAELVTAAVAVGAAGTVYVAAAARVVKQYERGVVFRLGRLAGEPRGPGFTAIVPFVDRLSKVNMQIVTLPIPAQEGITRDNVTVRVDAVVYFKVVDATAALINVEDYKFAVSQMAQTSLRSIIGKSDLDDLLSNREKLNQGLELMIDSPAIGWGVQIDRVEIKDVSLPDTMKRSMARQAEADRERRARIINADAELQASKKLAEAAAQMSEQPAALQLRLLQTVVAVAAEKNSTLVLPFPVELLRFLERAQEHQPQHSHEQQHQQQQQQQQQQQQQPDHRHEQQPEPPQDRQIEK, from the coding sequence ATGCTCGCTGAGCTGGTGACGGCGGCCGTCGCGGTCGGTGCCGCCGGGACGGTCTACGTCGCCGCGGCGGCGCGGGTCGTCAAGCAGTACGAGCGCGGGGTGGTCTTCCGCCTCGGGCGGCTGGCCGGTGAGCCGCGCGGACCGGGATTCACGGCGATCGTGCCTTTCGTGGACCGGCTGAGCAAGGTCAACATGCAGATCGTCACGCTTCCGATCCCCGCCCAGGAGGGCATCACCCGGGACAACGTGACCGTACGCGTGGACGCCGTCGTCTACTTCAAGGTCGTCGACGCGACGGCCGCGCTCATCAACGTCGAGGACTACAAGTTCGCCGTCTCCCAGATGGCACAGACGTCCCTGCGCTCGATCATCGGCAAGAGCGACCTCGACGACCTGCTGTCCAACCGCGAGAAGCTCAACCAGGGCCTGGAACTGATGATCGACAGTCCGGCCATCGGCTGGGGCGTGCAGATCGACCGCGTGGAGATCAAGGACGTCTCGCTGCCGGACACGATGAAGCGTTCCATGGCCCGCCAGGCCGAGGCCGACCGCGAGCGCCGCGCCCGCATCATCAACGCCGACGCCGAACTACAGGCTTCCAAGAAGCTGGCCGAGGCCGCCGCGCAGATGTCCGAGCAGCCCGCCGCACTCCAGCTGCGCCTGCTGCAAACGGTGGTGGCGGTGGCCGCCGAGAAGAACTCGACCCTCGTGCTCCCCTTCCCGGTGGAGCTGCTGCGGTTCCTGGAGAGGGCACAGGAGCACCAGCCCCAGCACTCACACGAACAGCAGCACCAGCAACAACAGCAGCAGCAGCAGCAGCAGCAGCAGCAGCCCGACCATCGGCACGAACAACAGCCCGAGCCGCCCCAGGACCGCCAGATCGAGAAGTGA
- a CDS encoding SulP family inorganic anion transporter — protein sequence MMTKYPHLRQDFAASLVVFLVALPLCVGVAVASGVPAELGLVTGIVGGMVTGFMRGSSLQVSGPAAGLTVLVFEAVREFGLPALGVIVLATGALQILMGTLKLGRYFRAISVSVVEGMLAGIGLVLIAGQLYSMADAKAPASGLAKIAQLPGALFDAVGNRAALASILVGAGTIAVLVLWKRMPKQVRTVPGPLAAVGLATVAVLVFSLPVATVEVKGLLSSIQPPPLGAFGDLADIGLLGTIVAFTLIASAESLFSAAAVDRLHDGPRTEYDKELVAQGAGNALCGLLGALPMTAVIVRSAANVQAGARTKASRVMHGVWLLLFAALLPDVLAYIPIPALAGILVYSGAKLIPVREIASLWHGHRGEALILVVTAVSIVAVSMFEGVLIGLALAVVKTAWEASHIKLDVIDKGAGPVQAHLSGNATFLRLPKILDSLEALPQDRPVELDLSGLQHLDHACRKALENWAERHSAVGIEPVRVTAP from the coding sequence ATGATGACCAAATACCCTCACCTGCGGCAGGACTTCGCCGCCTCGCTGGTCGTCTTCCTGGTCGCGCTCCCGCTGTGCGTGGGTGTGGCCGTCGCCTCCGGTGTCCCGGCCGAACTGGGCCTGGTCACCGGCATCGTGGGCGGCATGGTCACCGGATTCATGCGCGGCAGCAGCCTGCAGGTCTCCGGCCCCGCGGCGGGGCTGACCGTGCTGGTCTTCGAGGCCGTGCGGGAGTTCGGGCTGCCGGCCCTGGGCGTGATCGTCCTTGCCACCGGCGCCCTCCAGATCCTCATGGGCACCCTGAAACTGGGGCGCTACTTCCGGGCCATCTCGGTCTCGGTCGTCGAGGGCATGCTGGCCGGAATCGGTCTTGTGCTGATCGCCGGACAGCTCTACTCGATGGCGGACGCCAAGGCGCCCGCCTCCGGCCTGGCGAAGATAGCCCAGCTCCCGGGCGCGCTCTTCGACGCCGTCGGGAACAGGGCGGCGCTCGCCTCCATCCTCGTCGGCGCCGGCACGATCGCAGTCCTGGTGCTGTGGAAGCGCATGCCGAAGCAGGTGCGCACGGTCCCCGGTCCGCTTGCCGCCGTCGGTCTCGCGACCGTCGCCGTGCTGGTGTTCTCGCTGCCGGTCGCCACTGTCGAGGTGAAGGGCCTGCTGAGCTCCATCCAGCCGCCCCCGCTGGGCGCCTTCGGTGACCTCGCCGACATCGGTCTGCTCGGCACGATCGTCGCCTTCACCCTGATCGCGTCCGCCGAGTCACTGTTCAGCGCGGCGGCCGTGGACCGGCTGCACGACGGTCCGCGCACCGAGTACGACAAGGAACTCGTCGCGCAGGGCGCGGGCAATGCCCTGTGCGGTCTTCTCGGCGCGCTGCCGATGACCGCGGTGATCGTGCGCAGCGCGGCGAACGTCCAGGCGGGCGCGCGGACCAAGGCGTCCCGCGTGATGCACGGCGTGTGGCTGCTGCTGTTCGCGGCCCTGCTGCCGGACGTCCTCGCCTACATCCCGATCCCGGCCCTCGCGGGCATCCTCGTCTACTCCGGCGCCAAGCTGATCCCCGTACGGGAGATCGCGTCGCTGTGGCACGGCCACCGCGGCGAGGCACTGATCCTGGTCGTCACGGCCGTGTCGATCGTCGCGGTCAGCATGTTCGAGGGCGTTCTCATCGGTCTGGCCCTCGCGGTCGTCAAGACCGCCTGGGAGGCCTCACACATCAAGCTGGACGTCATCGACAAGGGCGCGGGTCCCGTCCAGGCCCACCTGTCGGGCAACGCGACCTTCCTGCGGCTGCCGAAGATCCTCGACAGTCTGGAGGCGCTGCCCCAGGACCGACCGGTGGAGCTGGACCTGTCCGGCCTGCAGCACCTGGACCACGCCTGCCGTAAGGCACTGGAGAACTGGGCCGAGCGGCACAGCGCGGTCGGCATCGAACCGGTGCGGGTGACCGCTCCATAG
- a CDS encoding carbonic anhydrase, with amino-acid sequence MQPLIDNARTFGQRPEEFARLAEGQSPQVLFITCSDSRVVPALITGARPGELFELRTAGNIVPPYTLEHATSEACTIEYAVEVLGVSDIVVCGHSHCGAVGALVRGDDLNAVPAVRDWLSHATPRPAGAVEDPTVSEGVQSHVLTQLLRLRSYPYIEQKLKSRQLSLHAWFYEVHTGAVQAHDPQTDTFAAL; translated from the coding sequence ATGCAGCCCCTCATCGACAACGCCCGTACGTTCGGACAACGCCCTGAGGAGTTCGCCAGACTCGCCGAAGGCCAGTCCCCGCAGGTGCTGTTCATCACCTGCTCCGACTCCAGGGTCGTACCGGCCCTGATCACCGGCGCCCGCCCGGGCGAGCTCTTCGAGCTGCGCACCGCGGGCAACATCGTCCCGCCGTACACCTTGGAGCACGCGACCAGCGAGGCATGCACCATCGAGTACGCCGTGGAGGTGCTCGGCGTCTCCGACATCGTCGTCTGCGGACACTCGCACTGCGGCGCCGTCGGCGCCCTGGTGCGCGGCGACGACCTCAACGCCGTGCCGGCCGTGCGCGACTGGCTCTCGCACGCCACCCCGCGCCCGGCAGGCGCGGTCGAGGACCCGACCGTTTCCGAGGGTGTGCAGAGCCACGTCCTGACGCAACTGCTGCGGCTGCGCTCGTACCCGTACATCGAGCAGAAGCTGAAGAGCCGTCAACTGTCCCTGCACGCCTGGTTCTACGAGGTCCACACCGGCGCCGTGCAGGCCCACGACCCGCAGACCGACACGTTCGCGGCCCTGTGA
- the zapE gene encoding cell division protein ZapE, which produces MSSSPSAPGLSPIADAAPSSLCARAPHVPADRLVAEMVPPPRFDSVRFSTYVPDPNQPSQTEAVQVLDSFAGGLGGAHAVGGGKRGFFGFGKARAPKTPAGPRGVYLDGGYGVGKTHLLASLWHATPAEPALKAFGTFVELTNLVGALGFQQTVQTLSGHRLLCIDEFELDDPGDTVLVSTLLGRLVDAGVALAATSNTLPGKLGEGRFAAVDFLREIQGLSAHFRALRIDGEDYRHRGLPEAPAPFSEEQVTKAAYATAGASLDDFPHLLDHLAKVHPSRYGALTDGLKAVCLTGVRPVPDQSTALRLVVLADRLYDREVPVLASGLPFDRLFSEEMLNGGYRKKYFRAISRLTALARDGGTLVTGD; this is translated from the coding sequence GTGTCGTCCTCCCCTTCCGCACCCGGCCTCAGCCCGATAGCCGACGCGGCTCCGTCGTCCCTGTGCGCCCGCGCGCCGCACGTCCCCGCGGACCGGCTGGTCGCCGAGATGGTGCCGCCGCCGCGCTTCGACTCGGTCCGCTTCAGCACATACGTTCCGGACCCGAACCAGCCCAGCCAGACCGAGGCCGTCCAGGTGCTGGACAGCTTCGCGGGCGGGCTCGGCGGGGCGCACGCCGTAGGCGGCGGGAAGCGCGGATTCTTCGGGTTCGGCAAGGCCAGGGCGCCGAAGACCCCGGCGGGCCCCCGCGGTGTCTACCTCGACGGCGGCTACGGCGTCGGCAAGACCCACCTGCTCGCCTCCCTCTGGCACGCCACCCCGGCGGAGCCCGCGCTCAAGGCGTTCGGCACCTTCGTCGAGCTGACGAACCTCGTCGGCGCCCTGGGCTTCCAGCAGACCGTCCAGACCCTCTCCGGCCACCGACTGCTGTGCATCGACGAGTTCGAGCTCGACGACCCCGGCGACACCGTTCTCGTGTCGACCCTGCTCGGCAGGCTCGTCGACGCCGGCGTGGCCCTGGCCGCCACCTCCAACACCCTCCCGGGCAAGCTCGGCGAGGGCCGTTTCGCGGCGGTCGACTTCCTGCGCGAGATCCAGGGCCTGTCCGCCCACTTCCGCGCCCTGCGCATCGACGGCGAGGACTACCGCCACCGCGGTCTGCCCGAAGCGCCGGCGCCCTTCTCCGAGGAGCAGGTGACGAAGGCCGCGTACGCCACCGCGGGCGCCTCGCTCGACGACTTCCCGCACCTCCTCGACCACCTCGCCAAGGTCCACCCCAGCAGGTACGGCGCCCTGACGGACGGCTTGAAAGCGGTCTGCCTCACCGGCGTCCGGCCCGTCCCCGACCAGTCGACGGCCCTCAGGCTCGTCGTGCTCGCGGACCGCCTCTACGACCGCGAGGTGCCGGTCCTGGCCTCCGGGCTGCCTTTCGACCGGCTGTTCAGCGAGGAGATGCTCAACGGCGGCTACCGCAAGAAGTACTTCAGGGCGATATCACGGCTCACCGCGCTGGCCCGGGACGGCGGGACACTCGTCACCGGCGACTAG
- a CDS encoding pyrimidine reductase family protein, with product MRRLFPVTDETVLTTPGEEGGAGGTSGIGVLDALTEREWSLAELAAAYAYPEPTAAGQAVPWLRANMVSTLDGAAQHDGRSQPISSATDMRIFGTLRALADVVVVGAETVRQEGYRPARARADFAQMREAAGQGPAPAIAVVTASLDLDFSLPLFTSPLVPTLVLTGAAAPPDRIAAAEKAGARVVIAGDGMGVEPARAVQALGALGHNRLLTEGGPRLLGQLVAAGVLDELCLAVSPMLTAGHAQRIAGGPSVAVPQRFVLASVLEEEGFLFTRYQRS from the coding sequence ATGCGACGCCTGTTCCCTGTGACCGACGAGACAGTGCTGACAACTCCCGGTGAGGAGGGCGGGGCCGGTGGTACCAGTGGTATCGGTGTTCTCGACGCCCTGACCGAGCGCGAGTGGAGCCTGGCCGAGCTCGCCGCCGCCTACGCCTATCCCGAGCCGACCGCCGCCGGGCAGGCCGTTCCCTGGCTACGGGCGAACATGGTGTCCACGCTCGACGGGGCCGCCCAGCACGACGGGCGGTCGCAGCCGATCTCCAGCGCGACCGACATGCGGATCTTCGGCACCCTGCGGGCCCTGGCGGACGTGGTGGTCGTCGGTGCGGAAACGGTACGACAGGAGGGGTACCGGCCCGCACGCGCGCGGGCGGATTTCGCGCAGATGCGGGAGGCGGCCGGACAGGGGCCGGCGCCCGCGATCGCGGTGGTCACCGCGAGCCTCGACCTCGACTTCTCCCTTCCGCTGTTCACCTCACCGCTGGTGCCCACCCTGGTGCTCACCGGCGCCGCGGCGCCCCCCGACCGCATCGCCGCGGCCGAAAAGGCGGGTGCCCGGGTGGTGATCGCCGGTGACGGCATGGGGGTGGAGCCCGCCCGCGCCGTACAGGCCCTGGGCGCCCTCGGACACAACCGGCTGCTGACCGAGGGCGGCCCTCGGCTGCTCGGCCAGCTGGTGGCCGCCGGGGTGCTCGACGAGCTCTGTCTCGCCGTGTCCCCGATGCTCACCGCCGGTCATGCGCAGCGCATCGCGGGCGGACCGTCGGTCGCGGTTCCGCAACGCTTCGTGCTCGCGTCGGTACTGGAGGAGGAGGGGTTTCTCTTCACCCGCTACCAGCGGTCCTGA
- a CDS encoding indole-3-glycerol phosphate synthase, with protein sequence MFTSVLMIEKALTSADVEFVTGLHGEEEVSFHVLLQPRGDQADRLLRAIDDVALGELDEAAREREVPEGEAAKDFGERALEVSLQALHASGSEAGGRLIEDHPLDALKVLVDEVGADEVIVLTDPHYVEEFFHRDWASRARHKVGVPVLKLFSHSKA encoded by the coding sequence GTGTTCACAAGCGTATTGATGATCGAGAAGGCATTGACGTCCGCGGACGTGGAGTTCGTCACCGGCCTGCACGGAGAGGAGGAGGTCTCCTTCCACGTGCTGCTGCAGCCCCGCGGCGACCAGGCGGACCGCCTGCTGCGGGCCATCGACGACGTCGCGCTCGGCGAACTGGACGAGGCGGCGCGCGAGCGCGAGGTCCCCGAGGGGGAGGCCGCCAAGGACTTCGGGGAGCGGGCGCTCGAGGTGTCCCTGCAGGCGCTGCACGCCTCCGGCAGCGAGGCCGGGGGGAGACTGATCGAGGATCATCCGCTGGACGCGTTGAAGGTTCTCGTGGACGAGGTCGGGGCGGACGAGGTGATCGTGCTGACCGATCCCCACTACGTGGAGGAGTTCTTCCACCGGGACTGGGCGTCGCGGGCCCGGCACAAGGTGGGGGTGCCGGTGCTGAAGCTGTTCTCGCACAGCAAGGCGTAG
- the murC gene encoding UDP-N-acetylmuramate--L-alanine ligase codes for MAPGLPTAMDRPHFIGIGGAGMSGIAKILAQRGAKVAGSDAKESATAEALRALGATVHIGHAAEHLADDATCVVVSSAIRKDNPELARAAELGIAVVHRSDALAALMDGLRPIAVAGTHGKTTTTSMLAVSLSELALNPSYAIGGDLDAPGSNALHGEGDIFVAEADESDRSFHKYAPEVAIVLNVELDHHANYASIDEIYESFETFAGRIVPGGTLVINADHEGARELTRRLAGAVRTVTYGDAADADVRVLSVVPQGLKSEVTVLLGGEELTFAVSVPGRHYAHNAVAALAAGVALGVPAAQLAPALAAYTGVKRRLQLKGEAAGVQVIDSYAHHPTEMTADLEAMRAAAGDARILVVFQPHLFSRTQELGTEMGRSLALADASVVLDIYPAREDPIPGVTSELIIEAARAAGADVTPVHDKADVPSVVAGMAKAGDLVLTMGAGDVTDLGPQILDRLAQ; via the coding sequence ATGGCACCCGGCCTTCCCACCGCCATGGACCGACCGCACTTCATCGGGATCGGCGGCGCCGGAATGTCGGGGATCGCGAAGATCCTCGCGCAGCGCGGGGCCAAGGTCGCGGGCAGTGACGCGAAGGAGTCCGCGACCGCCGAGGCCCTGCGTGCGCTGGGTGCGACGGTGCACATCGGGCACGCGGCCGAGCACCTCGCCGACGACGCCACCTGTGTCGTCGTGTCCTCGGCGATCCGGAAGGACAACCCGGAGCTGGCGCGCGCGGCCGAACTGGGCATCGCCGTGGTGCACCGCTCCGACGCCCTCGCCGCGCTCATGGACGGTCTGCGGCCCATCGCGGTCGCGGGCACCCACGGCAAGACCACCACGACGTCAATGCTGGCCGTGTCGCTGAGCGAGCTGGCGCTGAACCCGTCGTACGCGATCGGCGGCGATCTCGACGCCCCCGGCTCCAACGCCCTGCACGGCGAGGGCGACATCTTCGTGGCCGAGGCGGACGAATCGGACCGCAGTTTCCACAAGTACGCGCCCGAGGTCGCGATCGTCCTCAACGTGGAGCTCGACCACCACGCCAACTACGCGTCCATCGACGAGATCTACGAGTCCTTCGAGACGTTCGCCGGACGGATCGTGCCCGGTGGCACGCTGGTGATCAACGCGGACCACGAGGGTGCGCGGGAGCTGACCCGGCGGCTGGCCGGCGCGGTGCGGACGGTCACGTACGGCGACGCGGCGGACGCCGACGTCCGTGTGCTGTCCGTCGTCCCGCAGGGGCTGAAGAGCGAGGTCACCGTCCTGCTGGGCGGCGAGGAACTCACCTTCGCGGTCTCCGTCCCCGGGCGGCACTACGCGCACAACGCCGTGGCCGCGCTCGCGGCGGGCGTCGCGCTGGGTGTCCCGGCCGCCCAGCTGGCGCCGGCCCTGGCCGCGTACACCGGCGTGAAGCGCCGCCTGCAGCTGAAGGGCGAGGCGGCCGGCGTCCAGGTCATCGACTCCTACGCCCACCACCCGACCGAGATGACGGCCGACCTGGAGGCGATGCGCGCGGCCGCGGGCGACGCCCGGATCCTGGTCGTCTTCCAGCCGCACCTGTTCTCCCGTACGCAGGAGCTGGGCACGGAGATGGGCCGGTCCCTGGCCCTGGCGGACGCCTCCGTCGTCCTCGACATCTACCCGGCCCGCGAGGACCCGATCCCCGGCGTGACCAGCGAGCTGATCATCGAGGCGGCGCGGGCCGCGGGCGCGGACGTGACGCCCGTCCACGACAAGGCGGACGTGCCGTCGGTCGTCGCGGGAATGGCGAAGGCCGGCGATCTCGTTCTCACCATGGGCGCGGGTGACGTGACGGACCTCGGCCCGCAGATTCTGGACCGTCTCGCACAGTAG
- the msrB gene encoding peptide-methionine (R)-S-oxide reductase MsrB: MSYDVEKPDEQWRAELTPSEYAVLRQAATEPAFTGEYTNTKTTGVYSCRACGAELFTSGTKFDSHCGWPSFFDPKDTDAVEIVEDRSHGMVRTEVRCARCGSHLGHVFEGEGYATPTDQRYCINSISLSLTPEEA; encoded by the coding sequence ATGTCGTACGACGTCGAAAAGCCGGACGAGCAGTGGCGTGCGGAGCTGACCCCCTCCGAGTACGCGGTGCTGCGGCAGGCCGCCACCGAGCCCGCCTTCACCGGTGAGTACACCAACACCAAGACGACGGGTGTCTACTCCTGCCGGGCCTGCGGCGCCGAACTGTTCACCTCGGGCACGAAGTTCGACTCCCACTGCGGCTGGCCGTCGTTCTTCGACCCGAAGGACACCGATGCCGTGGAGATCGTCGAGGACCGCTCGCACGGGATGGTGCGGACCGAGGTGCGCTGCGCGCGGTGCGGGTCGCACCTCGGACACGTGTTCGAAGGCGAGGGGTATGCGACACCTACGGACCAGCGGTACTGCATCAACAGCATTTCGCTGAGTCTGACGCCGGAAGAGGCCTGA